In Methanomassiliicoccales archaeon, one genomic interval encodes:
- a CDS encoding DUF211 domain-containing protein: MSDVKRLVLDVLKPHHPSIVELAKRLGAVEGISGVNCTLDEVDQETESIKITIEGNSIDYDMVEQVITESGAVVHSVDSVSAGKKLVEEVETPQDR; this comes from the coding sequence TTGAGCGACGTTAAACGACTCGTGCTGGACGTATTGAAGCCGCATCACCCCTCGATCGTGGAGCTAGCCAAAAGGCTTGGAGCGGTCGAAGGGATATCGGGTGTGAACTGCACGCTGGACGAGGTTGACCAGGAGACCGAGAGCATCAAGATCACCATTGAAGGGAATTCCATCGACTACGACATGGTAGAACAGGTCATCACCGAATCGGGCGCGGTCGTGCATTCCGTCGACAGCGTCTCCGCCGGCAAGAAGCTGGTGGAAGAAGTGGAAACGCCTCAGGACCGCTGA
- a CDS encoding signal recognition particle subunit SRP19/SEC65 family protein — protein MTLDEDKAWVLWPEYFDISRTRDSGRKVSRKLSINSPNVELIAKAVKQMGLEFKIETDKSYPGNWFNHTGRVLVEHSLPKTLLMLKVGQALVRYQRS, from the coding sequence ATGACCCTTGACGAGGATAAGGCATGGGTCCTTTGGCCCGAATATTTTGACATTAGTCGAACCAGGGATAGCGGGCGTAAGGTCAGCAGAAAATTGTCGATCAACAGCCCTAACGTCGAGCTTATCGCAAAGGCGGTCAAGCAGATGGGTCTCGAATTCAAGATAGAGACGGACAAATCCTACCCGGGCAACTGGTTCAATCACACCGGCAGGGTCCTGGTGGAGCATTCGCTCCCCAAGACGTTGCTCATGCTGAAAGTAGGTCAGGCGCTGGTAAGATATCAGCGGTCCTGA
- a CDS encoding 30S ribosomal protein S8e, whose product MALWQGKSKRKPSGGRLRLGRKKRRFEIGKEPTFTLLGAERSLIMRTRGANVKVRMLKASFANVIDPATMKAQKSKIVTVKKNSANPNYVQRNIINKGALIQTELGLAKVTSRPGQHGAVNAVLVKE is encoded by the coding sequence ATGGCACTGTGGCAAGGGAAATCCAAGAGGAAGCCGTCAGGTGGAAGGCTCCGCCTCGGCAGGAAGAAGAGACGATTCGAGATCGGCAAGGAGCCGACATTCACGCTTCTGGGCGCAGAGCGCTCTCTCATCATGAGGACCAGGGGTGCAAACGTCAAGGTCAGGATGCTCAAGGCGTCATTCGCCAACGTCATTGACCCGGCGACCATGAAGGCCCAAAAGTCCAAGATCGTCACCGTCAAGAAGAACTCGGCCAACCCGAACTATGTTCAGCGTAACATAATCAACAAGGGCGCCTTGATCCAGACCGAATTGGGACTGGCCAAGGTCACCTCGAGGCCGGGACAGCACGGAGCGGTCAACGCGGTACTGGTCAAGGAGTGA
- a CDS encoding metallophosphoesterase encodes MRFLVLSDVHRRDKVVKWANELIETMDLDGTIVLGDITHFGPPEWAGEFLGGLKRRTFAVPGNCDPAGTLAYIERSSVSLHLNKVRLGDYVLGGMGGSNPTIFDTPNEYSEEEIMTQLRPVMERGMILVLHCPPFGVLDVPFSGKHVGSVSIDKLVEEFKPRVVLSGHIHEDRGIVEKDGIVFMNPGPAKEGYSGLLELGDVPSVKLLEQRLG; translated from the coding sequence ATGCGGTTCCTGGTTCTGTCGGACGTGCACAGGCGAGACAAGGTGGTCAAATGGGCCAACGAGCTCATCGAGACCATGGACCTTGACGGGACGATCGTTCTGGGCGACATAACCCATTTCGGGCCGCCGGAATGGGCCGGGGAGTTCCTCGGAGGCCTGAAAAGAAGAACGTTCGCCGTCCCCGGCAATTGCGATCCGGCGGGAACGCTTGCATACATCGAACGGAGTTCGGTCTCGCTGCACCTGAACAAGGTCCGATTGGGCGACTACGTCCTTGGAGGCATGGGCGGTTCAAACCCGACCATCTTCGACACGCCGAACGAGTATTCAGAGGAGGAAATCATGACCCAGCTCCGTCCAGTGATGGAAAGGGGTATGATCTTGGTCCTGCACTGCCCTCCGTTCGGGGTCTTGGACGTCCCTTTCTCCGGAAAGCACGTAGGCAGCGTTTCCATCGATAAGCTCGTGGAAGAGTTCAAGCCGAGGGTGGTATTGTCCGGTCACATCCATGAGGACCGCGGTATCGTGGAAAAGGACGGTATCGTCTTCATGAATCCAGGCCCGGCGAAGGAAGGATATTCCGGCCTTCTGGAATTGGGAGATGTGCCGAGCGTCAAACTGCTCGAACAGCGCCTAGGGTGA